A genomic window from Megalobrama amblycephala isolate DHTTF-2021 linkage group LG2, ASM1881202v1, whole genome shotgun sequence includes:
- the syk gene encoding tyrosine-protein kinase SYK isoform X2: MADKVQLLPYFFGNITREEAEEYLRHGGAGDGLYLLRQSRSFLGGYALSVSYGRQFYHYTIEREMNDMYAIAGGKSHRTPIDVIDYHSQESDGLICLLKKPFPRPRGTEPKVGPFEDLKEQLIRQYVKQTWNLQGSALEQAIISQRPQLEKLISTTAHEKMPWFHGKIDREDSELRLLRSPHVNGKFLIRQRENNGRNVSYALCLLHNNQVMHYRIDKDRAGKLSIPDGKKFDTLWQLVEHYSYKPDGLLRVLTESCPRPSHHSVQGATGGILSRIKSYSFPKPGQKKGLENPYNFRSNGRGELPNPNIFGTEAMPMDTQVYESPYADPEELRSTTVNRSDLTLEDGELGSGNFGTVLRGVYQMKKTQKVVAVKILKNDDDNAAVKEEMLREANVMQQLDNPYIVRMIGICEAENLMLVMELAELGPLHKFLQKNKHISMKNITELVHQVSMGMKYLEEHNFVHRDLAARNVLLVTQHYAKISDFGLSKALTEDENYYKAKGHGKWPVKWYAPECMNYFKFSSKSDVWSFGVLMWEAYSYGQKPYKGMKGNEVIQMIESGQRMSSPLDCPSEMYNLMLKCWTYKPDERPGFSVVEPRLRHYYYDISQ, from the exons ATGGCAGACAAGGTGCAGCTGCTGCCGTACTTCTTCGGCAACATCACTCGAGAGGAGGCCGAGGAGTACCTGAGACACGGAGGAGCAGGAGATGGCCTTTACCTGCTGCGCCAGAGCCGCAGTTTCCTCGGCGGCTACGCCTTGTCAGTGTCCTATGGCCGCCAGTTCTACCACTACACCATCGAGAGAGAGATGAATGATATGTACGCCATCGCAGGAGGCAAGTCACACAGAACCCCGATAGATGTGATTGACTATCACTCACAGGAGTCTGATGGGCTCATCTGCCTGCTGAAGAAGCCCTTTCCCCGGCCACGTGGCACAGAACCTAAAGTCGGACCCTTTGAAGACCTGAAAGAGCAGCTCATCCGGCAGTATGTCAAACAAACTTGGAATTTACAG GGTTCGGCCCTAGAACAGGCTATCATCAGCCAGAGGCCTCAGCTGGAGAAACTCATCTCTACAACAGCACACGAGAAGATGCCGTGGTTCCATGGCAAGATTGACCGTGAGGACTCGGAGCTGCGCTTGCTCAGGAGCCCACACGTCAACGGCAAATTTCT AATTAGACAAAGAGAAAACAATGGCAGAAACGTGTCCTATGCACTGTGTCTCCTGCATAATAACCAAGTCATGCACTATCGTATTGATAAGGACAGGGCTGGAAAACTCTCCATTCCTGATGGGAAGAAGTTCGACACACTTTGGCAG CTGGTAGAACACTATTCGTACAAGCCTGACGGCCTGCTTCGAGTGCTTACCGAGTCCTGCCCAAGACCATCACATCATTCAGTG CAAGGTGCCACAGGTGGGATTCTCTCCAGAATCAAATCATACTCCTTCCCCAAACCTGGGCAAAAAAAG GGTCTTGAAAATCCCTATAACTTTAGATCAAACGGCAGAGGTGAACTTCCTAATCCTAATATCTTCGGCACAG AGGCTATGCCAATGGACACGCAGGTGTATGAAAGTCCATATGCAGATCCTGAAGAGCTGCGATCAACTACAGTTAACCGGAGCGACCTGACTCTGGAAGACGGAGAGTTGGGCTCAGGCAACTTTGGCACTGTCCTAAGAGGTGTCTACCAAATGAAAAA GACACAGAAGGTTGTTGCtgtgaagatactgaagaatgatgatgataatgcaGCGGTAAAGGAGGAGATGCTGCGAGAAGCTAACGTCATGCAGCAGCTGGATAATCCTTACATTGTTCGCATGATTGGCATCTGTGAAGCTGAGAACCTCATGCTGGTTATGGAGCTTGCTGAGCTGGGGCCGCTGCACAAGTTCCTGCAGAAGAACAA ACACATCTCTATGAAGAACATCACAGAGCTGGTTCATCAGGTCTCTATGGGAATGAAATATCTGGAAGAGCACAACTTTGTTCACAGAGATCTTGCTGCCAGGAACGTGCTTTTAGTCACTCAGCACTATGCCAAGATCAGCGACTTTGGACTCTCTAAAGCCCTGACAGAAGATGAGAACTATTACAAG GCCAAAGGTCATGGTAAATGGCCGGTGAAATGGTATGCTCCTGAGTGCATGAACTACTTCAAGTTCTCTTCTAAGAGTGACGTGTGGAGCTTTGGAGTCCTGATGTGGGAAGCCTATTCATATGGACAGAAACCATACAAG GGCATGAAAGGAAATGAAGTCATCCAGATGATTGAGAGCGGACAGAGAATGTCGTCGCCCCTCGACTGCCCGAGTGAGATGTACAACCTCATGTTGAAATGTTGGACATACAA GCCAGATGAGAGACCTGGATTTTCTGTAGTTGAACCCAGATTGCGGCATTACTACTATGACATATCTCAGTGA
- the syk gene encoding tyrosine-protein kinase SYK isoform X1, with translation MADKVQLLPYFFGNITREEAEEYLRHGGAGDGLYLLRQSRSFLGGYALSVSYGRQFYHYTIEREMNDMYAIAGGKSHRTPIDVIDYHSQESDGLICLLKKPFPRPRGTEPKVGPFEDLKEQLIRQYVKQTWNLQGSALEQAIISQRPQLEKLISTTAHEKMPWFHGKIDREDSELRLLRSPHVNGKFLIRQRENNGRNVSYALCLLHNNQVMHYRIDKDRAGKLSIPDGKKFDTLWQLVEHYSYKPDGLLRVLTESCPRPSHHSVSMKPLKFKRHLETMQGATGGILSRIKSYSFPKPGQKKGLENPYNFRSNGRGELPNPNIFGTEAMPMDTQVYESPYADPEELRSTTVNRSDLTLEDGELGSGNFGTVLRGVYQMKKTQKVVAVKILKNDDDNAAVKEEMLREANVMQQLDNPYIVRMIGICEAENLMLVMELAELGPLHKFLQKNKHISMKNITELVHQVSMGMKYLEEHNFVHRDLAARNVLLVTQHYAKISDFGLSKALTEDENYYKAKGHGKWPVKWYAPECMNYFKFSSKSDVWSFGVLMWEAYSYGQKPYKGMKGNEVIQMIESGQRMSSPLDCPSEMYNLMLKCWTYKPDERPGFSVVEPRLRHYYYDISQ, from the exons ATGGCAGACAAGGTGCAGCTGCTGCCGTACTTCTTCGGCAACATCACTCGAGAGGAGGCCGAGGAGTACCTGAGACACGGAGGAGCAGGAGATGGCCTTTACCTGCTGCGCCAGAGCCGCAGTTTCCTCGGCGGCTACGCCTTGTCAGTGTCCTATGGCCGCCAGTTCTACCACTACACCATCGAGAGAGAGATGAATGATATGTACGCCATCGCAGGAGGCAAGTCACACAGAACCCCGATAGATGTGATTGACTATCACTCACAGGAGTCTGATGGGCTCATCTGCCTGCTGAAGAAGCCCTTTCCCCGGCCACGTGGCACAGAACCTAAAGTCGGACCCTTTGAAGACCTGAAAGAGCAGCTCATCCGGCAGTATGTCAAACAAACTTGGAATTTACAG GGTTCGGCCCTAGAACAGGCTATCATCAGCCAGAGGCCTCAGCTGGAGAAACTCATCTCTACAACAGCACACGAGAAGATGCCGTGGTTCCATGGCAAGATTGACCGTGAGGACTCGGAGCTGCGCTTGCTCAGGAGCCCACACGTCAACGGCAAATTTCT AATTAGACAAAGAGAAAACAATGGCAGAAACGTGTCCTATGCACTGTGTCTCCTGCATAATAACCAAGTCATGCACTATCGTATTGATAAGGACAGGGCTGGAAAACTCTCCATTCCTGATGGGAAGAAGTTCGACACACTTTGGCAG CTGGTAGAACACTATTCGTACAAGCCTGACGGCCTGCTTCGAGTGCTTACCGAGTCCTGCCCAAGACCATCACATCATTCAGTG AGTATGAAACCACTGAAGTTCAAGAGGCATTTAGAAACCATG CAAGGTGCCACAGGTGGGATTCTCTCCAGAATCAAATCATACTCCTTCCCCAAACCTGGGCAAAAAAAG GGTCTTGAAAATCCCTATAACTTTAGATCAAACGGCAGAGGTGAACTTCCTAATCCTAATATCTTCGGCACAG AGGCTATGCCAATGGACACGCAGGTGTATGAAAGTCCATATGCAGATCCTGAAGAGCTGCGATCAACTACAGTTAACCGGAGCGACCTGACTCTGGAAGACGGAGAGTTGGGCTCAGGCAACTTTGGCACTGTCCTAAGAGGTGTCTACCAAATGAAAAA GACACAGAAGGTTGTTGCtgtgaagatactgaagaatgatgatgataatgcaGCGGTAAAGGAGGAGATGCTGCGAGAAGCTAACGTCATGCAGCAGCTGGATAATCCTTACATTGTTCGCATGATTGGCATCTGTGAAGCTGAGAACCTCATGCTGGTTATGGAGCTTGCTGAGCTGGGGCCGCTGCACAAGTTCCTGCAGAAGAACAA ACACATCTCTATGAAGAACATCACAGAGCTGGTTCATCAGGTCTCTATGGGAATGAAATATCTGGAAGAGCACAACTTTGTTCACAGAGATCTTGCTGCCAGGAACGTGCTTTTAGTCACTCAGCACTATGCCAAGATCAGCGACTTTGGACTCTCTAAAGCCCTGACAGAAGATGAGAACTATTACAAG GCCAAAGGTCATGGTAAATGGCCGGTGAAATGGTATGCTCCTGAGTGCATGAACTACTTCAAGTTCTCTTCTAAGAGTGACGTGTGGAGCTTTGGAGTCCTGATGTGGGAAGCCTATTCATATGGACAGAAACCATACAAG GGCATGAAAGGAAATGAAGTCATCCAGATGATTGAGAGCGGACAGAGAATGTCGTCGCCCCTCGACTGCCCGAGTGAGATGTACAACCTCATGTTGAAATGTTGGACATACAA GCCAGATGAGAGACCTGGATTTTCTGTAGTTGAACCCAGATTGCGGCATTACTACTATGACATATCTCAGTGA
- the syk gene encoding tyrosine-protein kinase SYK isoform X3 produces the protein MADKVQLLPYFFGNITREEAEEYLRHGGAGDGLYLLRQSRSFLGGYALSVSYGRQFYHYTIEREMNDMYAIAGGKSHRTPIDVIDYHSQESDGLICLLKKPFPRPRGTEPKVGPFEDLKEQLIRQYVKQTWNLQGSALEQAIISQRPQLEKLISTTAHEKMPWFHGKIDREDSELRLLRSPHVNGKFLIRQRENNGRNVSYALCLLHNNQVMHYRIDKDRAGKLSIPDGKKFDTLWQLVEHYSYKPDGLLRVLTESCPRPSHHSVGLENPYNFRSNGRGELPNPNIFGTEAMPMDTQVYESPYADPEELRSTTVNRSDLTLEDGELGSGNFGTVLRGVYQMKKTQKVVAVKILKNDDDNAAVKEEMLREANVMQQLDNPYIVRMIGICEAENLMLVMELAELGPLHKFLQKNKHISMKNITELVHQVSMGMKYLEEHNFVHRDLAARNVLLVTQHYAKISDFGLSKALTEDENYYKAKGHGKWPVKWYAPECMNYFKFSSKSDVWSFGVLMWEAYSYGQKPYKGMKGNEVIQMIESGQRMSSPLDCPSEMYNLMLKCWTYKPDERPGFSVVEPRLRHYYYDISQ, from the exons ATGGCAGACAAGGTGCAGCTGCTGCCGTACTTCTTCGGCAACATCACTCGAGAGGAGGCCGAGGAGTACCTGAGACACGGAGGAGCAGGAGATGGCCTTTACCTGCTGCGCCAGAGCCGCAGTTTCCTCGGCGGCTACGCCTTGTCAGTGTCCTATGGCCGCCAGTTCTACCACTACACCATCGAGAGAGAGATGAATGATATGTACGCCATCGCAGGAGGCAAGTCACACAGAACCCCGATAGATGTGATTGACTATCACTCACAGGAGTCTGATGGGCTCATCTGCCTGCTGAAGAAGCCCTTTCCCCGGCCACGTGGCACAGAACCTAAAGTCGGACCCTTTGAAGACCTGAAAGAGCAGCTCATCCGGCAGTATGTCAAACAAACTTGGAATTTACAG GGTTCGGCCCTAGAACAGGCTATCATCAGCCAGAGGCCTCAGCTGGAGAAACTCATCTCTACAACAGCACACGAGAAGATGCCGTGGTTCCATGGCAAGATTGACCGTGAGGACTCGGAGCTGCGCTTGCTCAGGAGCCCACACGTCAACGGCAAATTTCT AATTAGACAAAGAGAAAACAATGGCAGAAACGTGTCCTATGCACTGTGTCTCCTGCATAATAACCAAGTCATGCACTATCGTATTGATAAGGACAGGGCTGGAAAACTCTCCATTCCTGATGGGAAGAAGTTCGACACACTTTGGCAG CTGGTAGAACACTATTCGTACAAGCCTGACGGCCTGCTTCGAGTGCTTACCGAGTCCTGCCCAAGACCATCACATCATTCAGTG GGTCTTGAAAATCCCTATAACTTTAGATCAAACGGCAGAGGTGAACTTCCTAATCCTAATATCTTCGGCACAG AGGCTATGCCAATGGACACGCAGGTGTATGAAAGTCCATATGCAGATCCTGAAGAGCTGCGATCAACTACAGTTAACCGGAGCGACCTGACTCTGGAAGACGGAGAGTTGGGCTCAGGCAACTTTGGCACTGTCCTAAGAGGTGTCTACCAAATGAAAAA GACACAGAAGGTTGTTGCtgtgaagatactgaagaatgatgatgataatgcaGCGGTAAAGGAGGAGATGCTGCGAGAAGCTAACGTCATGCAGCAGCTGGATAATCCTTACATTGTTCGCATGATTGGCATCTGTGAAGCTGAGAACCTCATGCTGGTTATGGAGCTTGCTGAGCTGGGGCCGCTGCACAAGTTCCTGCAGAAGAACAA ACACATCTCTATGAAGAACATCACAGAGCTGGTTCATCAGGTCTCTATGGGAATGAAATATCTGGAAGAGCACAACTTTGTTCACAGAGATCTTGCTGCCAGGAACGTGCTTTTAGTCACTCAGCACTATGCCAAGATCAGCGACTTTGGACTCTCTAAAGCCCTGACAGAAGATGAGAACTATTACAAG GCCAAAGGTCATGGTAAATGGCCGGTGAAATGGTATGCTCCTGAGTGCATGAACTACTTCAAGTTCTCTTCTAAGAGTGACGTGTGGAGCTTTGGAGTCCTGATGTGGGAAGCCTATTCATATGGACAGAAACCATACAAG GGCATGAAAGGAAATGAAGTCATCCAGATGATTGAGAGCGGACAGAGAATGTCGTCGCCCCTCGACTGCCCGAGTGAGATGTACAACCTCATGTTGAAATGTTGGACATACAA GCCAGATGAGAGACCTGGATTTTCTGTAGTTGAACCCAGATTGCGGCATTACTACTATGACATATCTCAGTGA